From a single Anomaloglossus baeobatrachus isolate aAnoBae1 chromosome 4, aAnoBae1.hap1, whole genome shotgun sequence genomic region:
- the TMED1 gene encoding transmembrane emp24 domain-containing protein 1: protein MASVRGLLLLLLPLVSAGLNQPQDSELTFLLPAGRQECFYQTALYNGSMEVEYQVIGGAGLDVDFSVTTPSGILLIMERRRSDGVHTVEPTEAGDYMICFDNSFSTISEKLVFFELIFDTQQGDEEPDSWADIVEPDELLDIKIEDIKDSIESMKSRLERSMQMQTVLRAFEARDRNLQDSNLDRVNFWSAVNLGVLVVVAFLQVYMLKSLFDDKRRIRT, encoded by the exons ATGGCTTCTGTACGCGgcctgctgctcctgctgctgccCCTGGTATCAGCGGGGCTCAACCAACCGCAGGACTCGGAGCTGACCTTCCTGCTGCCGGCCGGGAGGCAAGAGTGCTTCTACCAGACGGCGCTGTacaatggcagcatggaggtggagtACCAG GTGATTGGCGGTGCTGGACTGGACGTGGATTTCTCGGTCACCACCCCGTCCGGGATCCTGTTGATCATGGAGAGGAGGAGATCTGACGGCGTCCACAC GGTGGAGCCCACCGAGGCCGGCGATTACATGATTTGCTTTGATAACTCGTTCAGCACCATCTCTGAGAAGTTGGTGTTCTTCGAGTTGATCTTCGACACTCAGCAGGGGGACGAGGAGCCGGACAGCTGGGCGGATATCGTGGAGCCGGATGAGCTCCTGGACATAAAGATAGAAGACATTAAG GACTCCATCGAGAGCATGAAGTCCAGGCTGGAGCGCAGCATGCAGATGCAGACCGTCCTCCGAGCCTTCGAAGCCCGAGACCGCAACCTTCAAGACAGCAACCTGGACCGGGTGAACTTCTGGTCGGCGGTGAACCTCGGGGTGCTGGTGGTGGTGGCCTTCCTCCAGGTCTACATGCTGAAGAGCCTTTTTGACGACAAGCGCAGGATTCGGACGTAG